The proteins below are encoded in one region of Meriones unguiculatus strain TT.TT164.6M chromosome 18, Bangor_MerUng_6.1, whole genome shotgun sequence:
- the Bmp2 gene encoding bone morphogenetic protein 2 isoform X2: MVAGTRCLLVLLLPQVLLGGAAGLIPELGRKKFAAASGRPSPRPSEDVLSEFELRLLSMFGLKHRPNPSKDAVVPPYMLDLYRRHSGQPGAPAPDHRLERAASRANTVRSFHHEEAVEELPEMNGKTARRFFFNLSSVPADEFLTSAELQIFREQMPEALGNNSFQHRINIYEIIKPAAANLKYPVTRLLDTRLVNQNTSQWESFDVTPAVMRWTAQGHANHGFVVEVAHLEDKPGVSKRHVRISRSLHQGEHSWSQIRPLLVTFGHDGKGHPLHKREKRQAKHKQRKRLKSSCKRHPLYVDFSDVGWNDWIVAPPGYHAFYCHGECPFPLADHLNSTNHAIVQTLVNSVNSKIPKACCVPTELSAISMLYLDENEKVVLKNYQDMVVEGCGCR, from the exons ATGGTGGCCGGGACCCGCTGTCTTCTAGTGTTGCTGCTTCCCCAGGTCCTCCTGGGCGGCGCGGCCGGCCTCATTCCGGAGCTGGGCCGCAAGAAGTTCGCCGCGGCGTCCGGCCGCCCCTCGCCCCGGCCTTCGGAAGACGTCCTCAGCGAGTTTGAGTTGAGGCTGCTCAGTATGTTTGGCCTGAAGCACAGACCCAACCCCAGCAAGGACGCCGTGGTGCCCCCCTATATGCTGGACTTGTACCGCCGGCACTCGGGCCAGCCGGGAGCGCCCGCCCCGGACCACCGGCTGGAGAGGGCAGCCAGCCGCGCCAACACCGTGCGCAGCTTCCACCACGAAG AAGCCGTAGAAGAACTACCAGAAATGAATGGGAAAACGGCCCGTCGTTTCTTCTTCAATTTAAGTTCTGTCCCCGCCGACGAGTTTCTTACATCTGCAGAACTGCAGATTTTTCGGGAGCAGATGCCGGAAGCTTTGGGAAACAATAGTTTCCAGCACCGAATTAATATTTATGAAATTATAAAGCCTGCAGCAGCCAACTTGAAATATCCCGTGACTAGGCTATTGGACACCAGGTTAGTGAATCAGAACACAAGTCAGTGGGAGAGCTTTGATGTGACCCCGGCTGTGATGCGCTGGACTGCGCAGGGACACGCCAACCATGGCTTTGTGGTGGAAGTGGCTCATTTAGAGGACAAGCCAGGTGTCTCTAAGAGACATGTGAGGATTAGCAGGTCTTTGCACCAAGGTGAACACAGCTGGTCACAGATAAGACCATTGCTAGTGACTTTTGGCCACGATGGAAAAGGACATCCACTGCACAAAAGAGAAAAACGCCAAGCCAAACACAAACAGCGGAAACGCCTCAAGTCCAGCTGCAAGAGACACCCCCTGTACGTGGACTTCAGTGACGTGGGGTGGAATGACTGGATCGTGGCCCCGCCAGGCTACCACGCCTTCTACTGCCACGGGGAGTGTCCTTTTCCCTTGGCCGATCACCTGAACTCCACTAACCATGCTATCGTACAGACGCTGGTGAACTCTGTGAACTCCAAAATCCCGAAGGCTTGCTGTGTTCCCACCGAACTCAGCGCAATCTCCATGTTGTACCTGGATGAGAATGAAAAGGTTGTGCTAAAAAACTATCAGGACATGGTTGTGGAGGGCTGTGGGTGTCGTTAg
- the Bmp2 gene encoding bone morphogenetic protein 2 isoform X3 — MFGLKHRPNPSKDAVVPPYMLDLYRRHSGQPGAPAPDHRLERAASRANTVRSFHHEEAVEELPEMNGKTARRFFFNLSSVPADEFLTSAELQIFREQMPEALGNNSFQHRINIYEIIKPAAANLKYPVTRLLDTRLVNQNTSQWESFDVTPAVMRWTAQGHANHGFVVEVAHLEDKPGVSKRHVRISRSLHQGEHSWSQIRPLLVTFGHDGKGHPLHKREKRQAKHKQRKRLKSSCKRHPLYVDFSDVGWNDWIVAPPGYHAFYCHGECPFPLADHLNSTNHAIVQTLVNSVNSKIPKACCVPTELSAISMLYLDENEKVVLKNYQDMVVEGCGCR; from the exons ATGTTTGGCCTGAAGCACAGACCCAACCCCAGCAAGGACGCCGTGGTGCCCCCCTATATGCTGGACTTGTACCGCCGGCACTCGGGCCAGCCGGGAGCGCCCGCCCCGGACCACCGGCTGGAGAGGGCAGCCAGCCGCGCCAACACCGTGCGCAGCTTCCACCACGAAG AAGCCGTAGAAGAACTACCAGAAATGAATGGGAAAACGGCCCGTCGTTTCTTCTTCAATTTAAGTTCTGTCCCCGCCGACGAGTTTCTTACATCTGCAGAACTGCAGATTTTTCGGGAGCAGATGCCGGAAGCTTTGGGAAACAATAGTTTCCAGCACCGAATTAATATTTATGAAATTATAAAGCCTGCAGCAGCCAACTTGAAATATCCCGTGACTAGGCTATTGGACACCAGGTTAGTGAATCAGAACACAAGTCAGTGGGAGAGCTTTGATGTGACCCCGGCTGTGATGCGCTGGACTGCGCAGGGACACGCCAACCATGGCTTTGTGGTGGAAGTGGCTCATTTAGAGGACAAGCCAGGTGTCTCTAAGAGACATGTGAGGATTAGCAGGTCTTTGCACCAAGGTGAACACAGCTGGTCACAGATAAGACCATTGCTAGTGACTTTTGGCCACGATGGAAAAGGACATCCACTGCACAAAAGAGAAAAACGCCAAGCCAAACACAAACAGCGGAAACGCCTCAAGTCCAGCTGCAAGAGACACCCCCTGTACGTGGACTTCAGTGACGTGGGGTGGAATGACTGGATCGTGGCCCCGCCAGGCTACCACGCCTTCTACTGCCACGGGGAGTGTCCTTTTCCCTTGGCCGATCACCTGAACTCCACTAACCATGCTATCGTACAGACGCTGGTGAACTCTGTGAACTCCAAAATCCCGAAGGCTTGCTGTGTTCCCACCGAACTCAGCGCAATCTCCATGTTGTACCTGGATGAGAATGAAAAGGTTGTGCTAAAAAACTATCAGGACATGGTTGTGGAGGGCTGTGGGTGTCGTTAg
- the Bmp2 gene encoding bone morphogenetic protein 2 isoform X1 has translation MTCQEGILEKAGEPCGSRGRGGGRRTGRGTRVTHVGPVRRSTMVAGTRCLLVLLLPQVLLGGAAGLIPELGRKKFAAASGRPSPRPSEDVLSEFELRLLSMFGLKHRPNPSKDAVVPPYMLDLYRRHSGQPGAPAPDHRLERAASRANTVRSFHHEEAVEELPEMNGKTARRFFFNLSSVPADEFLTSAELQIFREQMPEALGNNSFQHRINIYEIIKPAAANLKYPVTRLLDTRLVNQNTSQWESFDVTPAVMRWTAQGHANHGFVVEVAHLEDKPGVSKRHVRISRSLHQGEHSWSQIRPLLVTFGHDGKGHPLHKREKRQAKHKQRKRLKSSCKRHPLYVDFSDVGWNDWIVAPPGYHAFYCHGECPFPLADHLNSTNHAIVQTLVNSVNSKIPKACCVPTELSAISMLYLDENEKVVLKNYQDMVVEGCGCR, from the exons ATGACATGCCAGGAGGGCATCCTGGAGAAGGCCGGCGAGCCCTGTGGGAGCCGGGGCCGCGGGGGCGGGCGGAGGACTGGGCGGGGAACGCGGGTGACTCACGTCGGCCCTGTCCGCAGGTCGACCATGGTGGCCGGGACCCGCTGTCTTCTAGTGTTGCTGCTTCCCCAGGTCCTCCTGGGCGGCGCGGCCGGCCTCATTCCGGAGCTGGGCCGCAAGAAGTTCGCCGCGGCGTCCGGCCGCCCCTCGCCCCGGCCTTCGGAAGACGTCCTCAGCGAGTTTGAGTTGAGGCTGCTCAGTATGTTTGGCCTGAAGCACAGACCCAACCCCAGCAAGGACGCCGTGGTGCCCCCCTATATGCTGGACTTGTACCGCCGGCACTCGGGCCAGCCGGGAGCGCCCGCCCCGGACCACCGGCTGGAGAGGGCAGCCAGCCGCGCCAACACCGTGCGCAGCTTCCACCACGAAG AAGCCGTAGAAGAACTACCAGAAATGAATGGGAAAACGGCCCGTCGTTTCTTCTTCAATTTAAGTTCTGTCCCCGCCGACGAGTTTCTTACATCTGCAGAACTGCAGATTTTTCGGGAGCAGATGCCGGAAGCTTTGGGAAACAATAGTTTCCAGCACCGAATTAATATTTATGAAATTATAAAGCCTGCAGCAGCCAACTTGAAATATCCCGTGACTAGGCTATTGGACACCAGGTTAGTGAATCAGAACACAAGTCAGTGGGAGAGCTTTGATGTGACCCCGGCTGTGATGCGCTGGACTGCGCAGGGACACGCCAACCATGGCTTTGTGGTGGAAGTGGCTCATTTAGAGGACAAGCCAGGTGTCTCTAAGAGACATGTGAGGATTAGCAGGTCTTTGCACCAAGGTGAACACAGCTGGTCACAGATAAGACCATTGCTAGTGACTTTTGGCCACGATGGAAAAGGACATCCACTGCACAAAAGAGAAAAACGCCAAGCCAAACACAAACAGCGGAAACGCCTCAAGTCCAGCTGCAAGAGACACCCCCTGTACGTGGACTTCAGTGACGTGGGGTGGAATGACTGGATCGTGGCCCCGCCAGGCTACCACGCCTTCTACTGCCACGGGGAGTGTCCTTTTCCCTTGGCCGATCACCTGAACTCCACTAACCATGCTATCGTACAGACGCTGGTGAACTCTGTGAACTCCAAAATCCCGAAGGCTTGCTGTGTTCCCACCGAACTCAGCGCAATCTCCATGTTGTACCTGGATGAGAATGAAAAGGTTGTGCTAAAAAACTATCAGGACATGGTTGTGGAGGGCTGTGGGTGTCGTTAg